In the genome of Dyadobacter fermentans DSM 18053, the window AAACGGAGCAGATCAGCTACAAGGCGGCATCTGCGAATGTCAGCGAAGGAAAACGAATGACGATGCTCGCGTGCGGCTCGTGCCATTACAATTTCGAGACGAAAGATTTCAGCGGCAAAAAGCTTGAAGATTCTCCGAAATTTCTGGGGAAGATCTACGCGGCCAACATTACGCAGCACCCCGAGCACGGCGCAGGCAAGTACACGCCGGGAGAACTGGCATACCTGCTGCGGACGGGCATCGGCAGGACCGGGCGGCTGATGCCCTACATGCACCGGCCCAACATGGCCGATGAAGATCTGGATGCGATCATCGCCTATTTGAAATCGGACGATCGTGCGGTTAAGCCTTCGGAACGGAACCCGGGCGAAACGAAATACTCACCCATCGGCCGTTTGGGTTTGAGCTTCACCAAAGCAGGAAAGTACCAGGAGGCCCGCATTCAAAAGCCTGTGGAAGACCCGGTGCGGCTCGGGAAGTATCTGGTCGACAATCTGGCGTGTTTTCATTGTCATTCCAAAAGCTTCGCGTCGCTGGATGTGCACGAACCGGAACGATCGAAGGGATTTATGGGCGGCGGTAACAAGCTGCGCGATGCGGCGGGAAAGAAGATCAAAGCCCCAAACCTTACCCCACACGCCACCGGCATCCTGAACTGGACGGAATCCGAGTTCAGGCGCGCGGTGACGGAGGGGGTGTCGAAGGACAATTCGGTGGTCAGCTACCCGATGCCGCTGTTCGCCGAGCTAACGCAAGCGGAAACCTCGGCCATTTTCGCATACCTGAAAACACTCCCGCCCATCGACAACGCCGTAAAATAATGGCCCAATGGACGTCTTACCGGCCGCTCAGTCTCCGGATTTCGACTCCGTCGCTCCATTTGCCCATGAATGTCTGCTCGCGCGCGTCCGTGAAGGCGGTGGGGCAGCCTTTGTTGTTCCGGCTGCAATCGATCAGCGCGTCGGCCAGGCGCCAGTAACAGTAATAGTCGGTGGCGTCTACTTTTGTGGAAGCGGCCAGTTTGCCGTCTTTGCTGTCGAAATCCGGGTCGATACACGTTGGTTCGTTGTGCCCTGCGGTGATGGAATCGGCTCCGTAGCCGTCGGGGTAATGCATGAGCATAGCCTTGCTTGTAAGCGGTATGGCTTTTGATTCGGCATATACCTTTTTCATGAACACGCTGTCGACGACGGTATCTTCCTTTTCAATGATCATCAGCATTTTCAGGGATTCGGGCAGGGCGGCATACGATTTCTCCTGGCCCGACACGGCGGGACCCACGCCCGCGGCGGCCAGGAAAATGCCCTTGGGAGCAGGAATGCGCAGTTTGGCCGCATTAAGCGCCAGGTTCGCCGTCACCGCGCCGCCATAGGAATGCC includes:
- a CDS encoding alpha/beta fold hydrolase, which gives rise to MKNIQTMLLLLIALITIHCRDTTLDPGKAQAPGQAATGYGSSDYRHAEVIRKNYDDGPTGYWLYLPASPAPASAPVVVFNHGYGGWNPANYGAWIKHLVRQGNIVIYPRYQEGARTKPAEFTPNAAAGIRRALELFQSGVLDIRPETDKLVIIGHSYGGAVTANLALNAAKLRIPAPKGIFLAAAGVGPAVSGQEKSYAALPESLKMLMIIEKEDTVVDSVFMKKVYAESKAIPLTSKAMLMHYPDGYGADSITAGHNEPTCIDPDFDSKDGKLAASTKVDATDYYCYWRLADALIDCSRNNKGCPTAFTDAREQTFMGKWSDGVEIRRLSGR
- a CDS encoding c-type cytochrome; its protein translation is MGTILAAVTVLAVGCKIQYKTEQISYKAASANVSEGKRMTMLACGSCHYNFETKDFSGKKLEDSPKFLGKIYAANITQHPEHGAGKYTPGELAYLLRTGIGRTGRLMPYMHRPNMADEDLDAIIAYLKSDDRAVKPSERNPGETKYSPIGRLGLSFTKAGKYQEARIQKPVEDPVRLGKYLVDNLACFHCHSKSFASLDVHEPERSKGFMGGGNKLRDAAGKKIKAPNLTPHATGILNWTESEFRRAVTEGVSKDNSVVSYPMPLFAELTQAETSAIFAYLKTLPPIDNAVK